A stretch of the Nicotiana tabacum cultivar K326 chromosome 6, ASM71507v2, whole genome shotgun sequence genome encodes the following:
- the LOC107820319 gene encoding protein STICHEL-like 2 isoform X1, with protein sequence MDGRRHSVDVPISRTLVALRRVKSLRDPTTNSISKFSAMVDKLNWETNSSNAITLGFEDRQEVGYNDDSSALRQNGSILYANGDQYVGGQVLNCDMGNCKSQLVPPQMDHWNNNVELCNVRQPTDIERGNKSSSKRLGHSYGDKGMAMACTTPSNAWEEGIGSSKESNDGAVQAKDVVYYGTKKKCKHRKHTRSSRTAAGDILSRVGSPYLSLSDAPNGSSNHAISLYGNEDVDDVESDRGGCGISSCWLGTPRFRESNPLTHMEERPLLSSGIDETLLAVQRRSWMHDNNGVASHSESPRSISQKFRPKSFSEMVGQNVVTRSLLNAISSEQINPFYLFHGPSGTGKTCASRIFAAALNCLSPDAERPCGLCRDCVLYFSGRSKDVKEVDSLNINRMERIRLLIKNAVAPPVSSKFKVFIIDECHLLREETWTSILNHLEELSRHVIFIMITPDLEKLPRTAVSRSQKYHFSKIKEVDISNRLREICEDEGITFDQDALDFIACKSNGSLRDGEIMLEQLSLLGKRITTPLVYELIGAVSDDELLELLHLALSSDTSNTVKRARELMRSRIDPMQLISQLANLIMDILAGKCQISACEGKDRVFCGPLSEAEKQQLSHALKVLSDTEKQLRMSKNQTTWLTAALLQLSSVGALVDAKVGNSCMRTVYQQDPDGNPCSTSSTSESLKHLSTCACESIESCKRGMQDDKETLASVWNKAIEMCESNSLASFLRRQGKLSSIRLKQGLAVAELEFYCPKDISKAEKSWKPIANALQRTLCCNVEIRINLVPGCFLKKYSRMKRLTFRLFNCSRGKPYKSLSKMECKSEPSENSDSASKRVIMVDKVVETCSSECFSQNSQICCHGKEIMTIRTSDGNALSIGSDTPQILLTDGSLLTHQLESCLKEGSTCRCRDSFTIVSEKKPSCFPRTVGLLRRSSSSNASHMTFSITQPQNNLVLSIPSKTPCQNHIPCSSSNKHSSGNTDFSKESRSRCWRSALLPFRKAWQLKHQHENPHQEWILPYSAAN encoded by the exons ATGGATGGGCGACGGCATTCAGTTGATGTTCCTATATCGAGAACGTTGGTTGCACTTAGGAGAGTGAAGTCACTTAGGGATCCAACCACTAATTCGATCAGCAAGTTCTCCGCAATGGTTGATAAGTTGAATTGGGAAACAAATTCAAGCAATGCTATTACTTTGGGATTTGAAGATAGACAGGAAGTGGGGTACAATGATGATAGTAGTGCCCTGCGGCAAAATGGCTCCATTTTGTATGCCAACGGGGATCAATATGTAGGTGGTCAGGTACTTAACTGCGATATGGGGAATTGCAAATCGCAGTTGGTTCCACCTCAAATGGATCATTGGAACAATAATGTTGAATTGTGTAATGTGCGACAACCAACTGACATAGAAAGAGGAAATAAGTCATCAAGTAAAAGATTAGGTCACTCTTACGGGGACAAAGGAATGGCAATGGCTTGTACAACACCTTCCAACGCCTGGGAGGAGGGCATTggttcaagtaaagaatcaaatgACGGAGCAGTGCAGGCCAAAGATGTAGTTTATTATGGAACAAAGAAGAAATGCAAACATAGAAAACATACTAGATCATCTAGGACAGCAGCTGGTGATATTTTGAGTCGTGTAGGTAGTCCCTACCTTTCTTTAAGTGATGCTCCAAACGGAAGCTCAAACCATGCCATTTCACTGTATGGAAATGAAGATGTTGACGATGTGGAATCTGATCGTGGTGGATGTGGAATTAGCTCCTGCTGGTTAGGCACCCCTAGGTTTAGAGAATCAAATCCGCTTACACATATGGAAGAGCGACCACTTCTGTCTTCAGGAATTGATGAGACACTCTTGGCTGTACAAAGAAGAAGCTGGATGCATGATAACAATGGAGTTGCTTCACATTCAGAAAGTCCTAGAAGTATAAGTCAAAAGTTCAGGCCAAAATCATTCAGTGAAATGGTGGGACAGAATGTAGTAACAAGGTCTCTGTTGAACGCTATCTCAAGTGAGCAGATAAATCCATTCTACCTGTTTCATGGTCCTAGCGGTACAGGTAAAACATGCGCATCAAGAATTTTTGCTGCCGCATTGAACTGTCTTTCTCCTGATGCTGAGAGACCATGTGGCCTCTGCAGAGATTGTGTTCTGTACTTCTCAGGAAGAAGCAAGGATGTTAAAGAAGTGGATTCCTTGAATATCAATAGAATGGAGAGAATTAGATTACTTATCAAGAATGCTGTGGCGCCTCCAGTTTCTTCCAAATTTAAGGTTTTTATTATAGATGAGTGCCACTTATTGCGAGAGGAAACATGGACAAGTATTTTAAATCACCTGGAAGAACTATCTCGGCATGTGATCTTCATAATGATCACCCCTGACCTTGAGAAGCTGCCTCGTACTGCAGTATCACGGTCCCAAAAGTACCATTTTTCCAAGATAAAAGAAGTCGATATTTCGAACAGGTTACGCGAAATTTGCGAGGATGAAGGAATCACTTTTGATCAGGATGCTTTAGATTTCATTGCTTGTAAATCAAATGGTTCACTTCGAGATGGGGAGATAATGCTCGAGCAGCTAAGTTTGCTTGGGAAAAGAATAACAACACCATTGGTGTATGAACTA ATTGGAGCTgtctctgatgatgagttgctgGAGTTGCTGCATCTGGCATTGTCATCCGACACTTCAAATACAGTTAAAAGAGCCAGAGAGCTAATGAGATCAAGAATAGATCCCATGCAATTAATATCGCAGCTGGCAAATCTAATAATGGACATTCTTGCTGGAAAATGTCAAATAAGTGCTTGTGAAGGTAAAGACAGAGTATTCTGTGGACCTCTTT CTGAAGCTGAGAAACAGCAACTTAGTCATGCACTCAAAGTACTCTCTGACACGGAAAAACAATTGAGGATGTCAAAAAATCAAACAACATGGCTGACTGCTGCACTTCTGCAGTTAAGCTCAGTGGGAGCTTTAGTCGACGCCAAAGTTGGAAATTCGTGCATGAGAACAGTATACCAACAAG ATCCTGATGGTAATCCGTGTAGTACATCATCAACAAGTGAGAGTTTGAAGCACCTTTCAACTTGTGCATGTGAAAGCATTGAATCTTGCAAAAGGGGAATGCAGGATGATAAAGAAACTCTGGCATCTGTATGGAATAAAGCTATTGAAATGTGCGAATCCAATTCACTTGCAAGCTTTTTGAGAAGACAAGGGAAGTTGTCATCAATTCGTCTTAAACAAG GTTTGGCAGTTGCTGAACTGGAGTTCTATTGCCCCAAAGACATATCAAAGGCTGAGAAATCATGGAAACCCATTGCAAATGCGCTTCAGCGAACACTATGCTGCAATgtggaaatcagaatcaatctTGTTCCTGGCTGTTTCCTCAAAAAGTATTCCAGAATGAAAAGGTTGACTTTTAGACTTTTTAATTGTTCACGTGGCAAGCCTTATAAGTCACTTTCCAAGATGGAATGTAAAAGTGAACCATCAGAGAACTCCGATTCTGCTTCTAAAAGAGTCATAATGGTGGATAAAGTTGTTGAAACATGTTCCTCTGAGTGTTTTTCTCAAAACTCTCAAATATGTTGTCATGGCAAAGAAATTATGACCATAAGAACCAGTGACGGAAATGCACTAAGCATTGGATCAGATACACCTCAGATATTATTGACAGATGGTTCCCTGCTAACACATCAGTTGGAATCTTGTTTGAAAGAGGGAAGTACTTGCCGATGCCGGGATTCATTTACCATAGTGTCGGAGAAAAAACCAAGCTGTTTTCCTAGAACAGTAGGACTTCTAAGGAGATCAAGTTCATCGAATGCATCTCATATGACTTTTTCGATTACCCAACCACAAAACAATTTGGTTTTATCCATTCCCAGCAAAACACCTTGTCAAAACCACATTCCTTGCAGCAGTTCAAACAAGCACTCTTCTGGGAATACAGACTT
- the LOC107820319 gene encoding protein STICHEL-like 2 isoform X2, whose translation MDGRRHSVDVPISRTLVALRRVKSLRDPTTNSISKFSAMVDKLNWETNSSNAITLGFEDRQEVGYNDDSSALRQNGSILYANGDQYVGGQVLNCDMGNCKSQLVPPQMDHWNNNVELCNVRQPTDIERGNKSSSKRLGHSYGDKGMAMACTTPSNAWEEGIGSSKESNDGAVQAKDVVYYGTKKKCKHRKHTRSSRTAAGDILSRVGSPYLSLSDAPNGSSNHAISLYGNEDVDDVESDRGGCGISSCWLGTPRFRESNPLTHMEERPLLSSGIDETLLAVQRRSWMHDNNGVASHSESPRSISQKFRPKSFSEMVGQNVVTRSLLNAISSEQINPFYLFHGPSGTGKTCASRIFAAALNCLSPDAERPCGLCRDCVLYFSGRSKDVKEVDSLNINRMERIRLLIKNAVAPPVSSKFKVFIIDECHLLREETWTSILNHLEELSRHVIFIMITPDLEKLPRTAVSRSQKYHFSKIKEVDISNRLREICEDEGITFDQDALDFIACKSNGSLRDGEIMLEQLSLLGKRITTPLVYELIGAVSDDELLELLHLALSSDTSNTVKRARELMRSRIDPMQLISQLANLIMDILAGKCQISACEAEAEKQQLSHALKVLSDTEKQLRMSKNQTTWLTAALLQLSSVGALVDAKVGNSCMRTVYQQDPDGNPCSTSSTSESLKHLSTCACESIESCKRGMQDDKETLASVWNKAIEMCESNSLASFLRRQGKLSSIRLKQGLAVAELEFYCPKDISKAEKSWKPIANALQRTLCCNVEIRINLVPGCFLKKYSRMKRLTFRLFNCSRGKPYKSLSKMECKSEPSENSDSASKRVIMVDKVVETCSSECFSQNSQICCHGKEIMTIRTSDGNALSIGSDTPQILLTDGSLLTHQLESCLKEGSTCRCRDSFTIVSEKKPSCFPRTVGLLRRSSSSNASHMTFSITQPQNNLVLSIPSKTPCQNHIPCSSSNKHSSGNTDFSKESRSRCWRSALLPFRKAWQLKHQHENPHQEWILPYSAAN comes from the exons ATGGATGGGCGACGGCATTCAGTTGATGTTCCTATATCGAGAACGTTGGTTGCACTTAGGAGAGTGAAGTCACTTAGGGATCCAACCACTAATTCGATCAGCAAGTTCTCCGCAATGGTTGATAAGTTGAATTGGGAAACAAATTCAAGCAATGCTATTACTTTGGGATTTGAAGATAGACAGGAAGTGGGGTACAATGATGATAGTAGTGCCCTGCGGCAAAATGGCTCCATTTTGTATGCCAACGGGGATCAATATGTAGGTGGTCAGGTACTTAACTGCGATATGGGGAATTGCAAATCGCAGTTGGTTCCACCTCAAATGGATCATTGGAACAATAATGTTGAATTGTGTAATGTGCGACAACCAACTGACATAGAAAGAGGAAATAAGTCATCAAGTAAAAGATTAGGTCACTCTTACGGGGACAAAGGAATGGCAATGGCTTGTACAACACCTTCCAACGCCTGGGAGGAGGGCATTggttcaagtaaagaatcaaatgACGGAGCAGTGCAGGCCAAAGATGTAGTTTATTATGGAACAAAGAAGAAATGCAAACATAGAAAACATACTAGATCATCTAGGACAGCAGCTGGTGATATTTTGAGTCGTGTAGGTAGTCCCTACCTTTCTTTAAGTGATGCTCCAAACGGAAGCTCAAACCATGCCATTTCACTGTATGGAAATGAAGATGTTGACGATGTGGAATCTGATCGTGGTGGATGTGGAATTAGCTCCTGCTGGTTAGGCACCCCTAGGTTTAGAGAATCAAATCCGCTTACACATATGGAAGAGCGACCACTTCTGTCTTCAGGAATTGATGAGACACTCTTGGCTGTACAAAGAAGAAGCTGGATGCATGATAACAATGGAGTTGCTTCACATTCAGAAAGTCCTAGAAGTATAAGTCAAAAGTTCAGGCCAAAATCATTCAGTGAAATGGTGGGACAGAATGTAGTAACAAGGTCTCTGTTGAACGCTATCTCAAGTGAGCAGATAAATCCATTCTACCTGTTTCATGGTCCTAGCGGTACAGGTAAAACATGCGCATCAAGAATTTTTGCTGCCGCATTGAACTGTCTTTCTCCTGATGCTGAGAGACCATGTGGCCTCTGCAGAGATTGTGTTCTGTACTTCTCAGGAAGAAGCAAGGATGTTAAAGAAGTGGATTCCTTGAATATCAATAGAATGGAGAGAATTAGATTACTTATCAAGAATGCTGTGGCGCCTCCAGTTTCTTCCAAATTTAAGGTTTTTATTATAGATGAGTGCCACTTATTGCGAGAGGAAACATGGACAAGTATTTTAAATCACCTGGAAGAACTATCTCGGCATGTGATCTTCATAATGATCACCCCTGACCTTGAGAAGCTGCCTCGTACTGCAGTATCACGGTCCCAAAAGTACCATTTTTCCAAGATAAAAGAAGTCGATATTTCGAACAGGTTACGCGAAATTTGCGAGGATGAAGGAATCACTTTTGATCAGGATGCTTTAGATTTCATTGCTTGTAAATCAAATGGTTCACTTCGAGATGGGGAGATAATGCTCGAGCAGCTAAGTTTGCTTGGGAAAAGAATAACAACACCATTGGTGTATGAACTA ATTGGAGCTgtctctgatgatgagttgctgGAGTTGCTGCATCTGGCATTGTCATCCGACACTTCAAATACAGTTAAAAGAGCCAGAGAGCTAATGAGATCAAGAATAGATCCCATGCAATTAATATCGCAGCTGGCAAATCTAATAATGGACATTCTTGCTGGAAAATGTCAAATAAGTGCTTGTGAAG CTGAAGCTGAGAAACAGCAACTTAGTCATGCACTCAAAGTACTCTCTGACACGGAAAAACAATTGAGGATGTCAAAAAATCAAACAACATGGCTGACTGCTGCACTTCTGCAGTTAAGCTCAGTGGGAGCTTTAGTCGACGCCAAAGTTGGAAATTCGTGCATGAGAACAGTATACCAACAAG ATCCTGATGGTAATCCGTGTAGTACATCATCAACAAGTGAGAGTTTGAAGCACCTTTCAACTTGTGCATGTGAAAGCATTGAATCTTGCAAAAGGGGAATGCAGGATGATAAAGAAACTCTGGCATCTGTATGGAATAAAGCTATTGAAATGTGCGAATCCAATTCACTTGCAAGCTTTTTGAGAAGACAAGGGAAGTTGTCATCAATTCGTCTTAAACAAG GTTTGGCAGTTGCTGAACTGGAGTTCTATTGCCCCAAAGACATATCAAAGGCTGAGAAATCATGGAAACCCATTGCAAATGCGCTTCAGCGAACACTATGCTGCAATgtggaaatcagaatcaatctTGTTCCTGGCTGTTTCCTCAAAAAGTATTCCAGAATGAAAAGGTTGACTTTTAGACTTTTTAATTGTTCACGTGGCAAGCCTTATAAGTCACTTTCCAAGATGGAATGTAAAAGTGAACCATCAGAGAACTCCGATTCTGCTTCTAAAAGAGTCATAATGGTGGATAAAGTTGTTGAAACATGTTCCTCTGAGTGTTTTTCTCAAAACTCTCAAATATGTTGTCATGGCAAAGAAATTATGACCATAAGAACCAGTGACGGAAATGCACTAAGCATTGGATCAGATACACCTCAGATATTATTGACAGATGGTTCCCTGCTAACACATCAGTTGGAATCTTGTTTGAAAGAGGGAAGTACTTGCCGATGCCGGGATTCATTTACCATAGTGTCGGAGAAAAAACCAAGCTGTTTTCCTAGAACAGTAGGACTTCTAAGGAGATCAAGTTCATCGAATGCATCTCATATGACTTTTTCGATTACCCAACCACAAAACAATTTGGTTTTATCCATTCCCAGCAAAACACCTTGTCAAAACCACATTCCTTGCAGCAGTTCAAACAAGCACTCTTCTGGGAATACAGACTT